One genomic segment of Desulfomicrobium sp. ZS1 includes these proteins:
- a CDS encoding DUF3568 family protein yields the protein MKSLKNLMILLVLLSTGCAALVVGGAAAVGTYTYVAGQLQRTYNANLDATYQATLAGCEALGLPVQDKQKQLSKASVKVIDGDREVWISLTAQSSTTTEVSIRVGYLGDELASRRIHEAIQARL from the coding sequence ATGAAAAGCCTCAAGAATTTGATGATTCTTCTCGTGCTGCTCAGCACCGGATGCGCGGCGCTGGTGGTCGGAGGCGCGGCAGCGGTGGGAACGTACACGTATGTCGCGGGGCAGCTGCAGCGAACCTACAACGCCAATCTCGACGCCACGTACCAGGCCACCCTAGCCGGATGCGAAGCCCTGGGACTGCCCGTGCAGGACAAGCAAAAACAGCTCAGCAAGGCATCGGTCAAAGTGATAGACGGGGACCGGGAAGTCTGGATATCGCTGACGGCCCAAAGCTCAACGACCACCGAAGTCTCCATCCGGGTGGGGTATCTTGGCGACGAACTGGCATCGCGACGCATCCACGAAGCAATCCAGGCCCGGTTGTAA
- a CDS encoding ASKHA domain-containing protein, producing MLRIDIHQAGVARQTVRARPGQPFLYLLFEAGIGRGRDLCAGTGLCGKCRIRFLDDAPAPCADDQARLSSEELAAGWRLGCKHLVLQSCSIEVPAFTPCTLAGARGESLAVDIGTTRIKWSLISRVGHSPEFAMVNPQMGVGSEVMSRLRYALSSDAARDHLCQSVIVVLKDLVRQSGAVSLAVCGNSTMIAILLDAPLSGLAYAPYSLPLGGGETVCIDSGLPDAYIPPLLGPFIGADISAGLAYISTLEPEYPFLLADLGTNGEFALALDAEHFYACSVPMGPAIEGVGLCCGAMAGERVLSRVDLGPKGLQWGGSPLSGISGTGYASLMALLRRLDVLDEAGHFQAVAMPLARKIAQQIRNHRLGRIFDLEPGVFVAERDVEEFLKAKAGVNVALRSLVRRAGLLEGDVMRIYLAGALGEHADPSDLITLGFLPEAWREKIHVVGNTALAGTLLALEREEIRDWLADLPRRVVVESLVEKENFGAAFMQAMRFAWV from the coding sequence GTGCTAAGAATCGACATCCATCAGGCCGGGGTTGCCCGGCAAACTGTCCGAGCGCGGCCTGGCCAGCCGTTTCTGTATCTGCTTTTTGAGGCCGGTATCGGCCGGGGACGTGACTTGTGCGCAGGCACGGGACTGTGCGGCAAATGCAGAATCCGGTTTTTGGACGATGCCCCCGCGCCGTGCGCTGATGATCAGGCCAGGCTGAGTTCCGAAGAATTGGCGGCCGGTTGGCGGCTTGGCTGCAAGCACCTGGTGCTTCAGTCGTGCAGCATTGAAGTGCCCGCTTTTACCCCGTGCACGTTGGCCGGTGCTCGTGGAGAGAGCTTGGCCGTGGATATCGGCACAACCCGCATTAAATGGTCGCTGATTTCCCGTGTAGGGCATAGCCCGGAATTCGCCATGGTCAATCCGCAGATGGGCGTTGGCAGCGAGGTCATGTCCAGGCTGCGATACGCGCTTTCTTCGGATGCGGCGCGTGATCATCTGTGCCAATCAGTCATCGTGGTGCTCAAGGATTTGGTGCGCCAAAGCGGCGCCGTTTCCCTGGCCGTCTGCGGGAACAGCACCATGATCGCAATCCTTCTGGATGCGCCGCTGAGCGGCTTGGCTTATGCCCCCTACAGCCTGCCCTTGGGCGGCGGCGAGACGGTCTGCATAGATAGCGGGTTGCCTGACGCCTATATTCCGCCCCTGCTCGGCCCTTTTATCGGTGCCGACATCAGCGCGGGGTTGGCCTATATTTCAACTCTTGAGCCGGAGTATCCCTTTCTTCTCGCCGACCTGGGCACCAATGGGGAGTTTGCTCTGGCGTTGGATGCAGAGCATTTTTATGCCTGCAGCGTGCCCATGGGACCGGCCATTGAAGGCGTGGGTTTGTGCTGCGGAGCCATGGCGGGAGAACGGGTGCTCAGCCGTGTCGATCTGGGGCCAAAGGGCCTGCAATGGGGCGGGTCGCCTTTGAGCGGCATCTCCGGGACAGGGTATGCCTCCCTGATGGCGTTGTTGCGTCGTCTCGACGTGCTCGATGAGGCGGGGCATTTTCAGGCTGTGGCGATGCCATTGGCCCGCAAGATAGCGCAGCAGATTCGCAATCACCGGCTCGGTCGTATATTTGACCTTGAACCGGGGGTTTTTGTGGCGGAACGTGATGTCGAAGAGTTCCTCAAAGCCAAGGCTGGGGTCAACGTGGCCTTGCGAAGTCTGGTCCGGCGTGCGGGACTGCTGGAAGGAGACGTGATGCGGATTTATCTGGCCGGGGCGCTGGGAGAACATGCAGACCCTTCAGACTTGATCACGCTGGGTTTCTTGCCCGAGGCGTGGCGGGAAAAAATACACGTGGTCGGAAACACCGCCCTGGCCGGAACGTTACTGGCTCTGGAGCGGGAAGAGATCCGCGATTGGCTGGCCGACCTGCCTCGCCGGGTGGTCGTGGAAAGCCTGGTGGAAAAGGAGAATTTCGGCGCCGCGTTCATGCAGGCCATGCGCTTTGCCTGGGTTTGA